One Heterodontus francisci isolate sHetFra1 chromosome 3, sHetFra1.hap1, whole genome shotgun sequence DNA window includes the following coding sequences:
- the LOC137367181 gene encoding golgin subfamily A member 6-like protein 22, translating into MERVHEGMERVHEGMERVNEGMERVHEGMERVHEGMERVNEGMERINEGMERINEGMERVHEGMERVNEGMERINEGMEMINEGMERVHEGIERVNEGMEMINEGMERVHEGMERVNDGAERANEGMEWISEEMERINEGMEWINEGMERVHEGIERVNEGMEMINEGMERVHEGMERVNEGMERINEGMERINEGMERVHEGMERINEGMERVHEGIERVNEGMEMINEGMERVHEGMERVNEGMERINEGMERINEGMERVHEGMERINEGMERVHDGAERANEGMERINEGMERINEGMERVHDGAERANEGMERINEGMERVHEGIERVNEGMEWINEGMERINEGMEWINDGAERANEGMERINEGMERVYEGMERINEGMERVNE; encoded by the coding sequence atggagagggttcatgagggaatggagagggttcatgagggaatGGAGCGGGTTAATGAGGgaatggagagggttcatgagggaatGGAGCGGGTTCATGAGGGAATGGAGCGGGTTAATGAGGGAATGGAGAGGATTAATGAGGGAATGGAGAGGATTAATGAGGgaatggagagggttcatgagggaatGGAGCGGGTTAATGAGGGAATGGAGAGGATTAATGAGGGAATGGAGATGATTAATGAGGgaatggagagggttcatgagggaatAGAGCGGGTTAATGAGGGAATGGAGATGATTAATGAGGgaatggagagggttcatgagggaatGGAGAGGGTTAATGATGGAGCGGAGAGGGCTAATGAGGGAATGGAGTGGATTAGTGAGGAAATGGAGAGGATTAATGAGGGAATGGAATGGATTAATGAGGgaatggagagggttcatgagggaatAGAGCGGGTTAATGAGGGAATGGAGATGATTAATGAGGgaatggagagggttcatgagggaatGGAGCGGGTTAATGAGGGAATGGAGAGGATAAATGAGGGAATGGAGAGGATTAATGAGGgaatggagagggttcatgagggaatGGAGAGGATTAATGAGGgaatggagagggttcatgagggaatAGAGCGGGTTAATGAGGGAATGGAGATGATTAATGAGGgaatggagagggttcatgagggaatGGAGCGGGTTAATGAGGGAATGGAGAGGATAAATGAGGGAATGGAGAGGATTAATGAGGgaatggagagggttcatgagggaatGGAGAGGATTAATGAGGGAATGGAGAGGGTTCATGATGGAGCGGAGAGGGCTAATGAGGGAATGGAGAGGATTAATGAGGGAATGGAGAGGATTAATGAGGGAATGGAGAGGGTTCATGATGGAGCGGAGAGGGCTAATGAGGGAATGGAGAGGATTAATGAGGGAATGGAGAGGGTTCATGAAGGAATAGAGCGGGTTAATGAGGGAATGGAGTGGATTAATGAGGGAATGGAGAGGATTAATGAGGGAATGGAGTGGATTAATGATGGAGCGGAGAGGGCTAATGAGGGAATGGAGAGGATAAATGAGGGAATGGAGAGGGTTTATGAGGGAATGGAAAGGATTAATGAGGGAATGGAGAGGGTTAATGAGTga